The proteins below come from a single Asanoa ferruginea genomic window:
- a CDS encoding RICIN domain-containing protein → MPLDRRRLLAAGLGAAGGSLLAAPAFAAPQYPINRAPLRPAAFLRLPPGAVRAQGWLATQLSRQVTGLCGQYAATSHFLRFDATGWTNPALGGWEEVPYWLRGYVELGYVTGDATVLSEAQRWMDAVLRTQSADGFFGPTALRTSLNGHADLWPHMPMLHALRSHAEFTGDTRVTPFLTRFFGYANAQPAAVFRDGWGTWRWGDTIDVVYWLYNRTGDAFLLDLVRKIHANSADWRHGLPNPHNVNITQGFREPAQYWVLSGDAADRTATYTLYDQVQRDYGQFPGGGFAGDENIRPGFTDPRQGFETCGIVEYLLSHEILTRITGDPVWADRAEDLAVNSLPAALDPSGRAIHYVTSANVVDLDNTAKTLGQFQNGFAMQSYRAGVDQYRCCPHNYGMGWPGYVTEMWLATGDGGLCAALLGPSTVTARVGAGTTVTITETTSYPFADTVTFRVSTPAPVAFPFLVRIPGWCAAPELRVNGALVASGAGPRFATINRTWSANDTVTLRLPMTATVRSWPGQHNAASVHYGPLAFSLRITENWVRTGGTDQFPEYDVHAGSPWNFGLVPGAALTVTNAGSVADPFTVVNAPVRITTSAQRIDAWQADAQRVVTPLQDGPVAASTPVEAVTLIPMGAARLRITSFPVTGGTRPWQRPGAAFRVQNRNSGKVLGVAGMSLANSANVVQFADNGTADHLWRLVDAGGGAVKLQNVNSGKMLAVENMSTANGARVQQYDDVGSADHRWVLVDTGDGWLRLRNGNSGKVLAVSGASTADSAQVTQFDDNGAADHDWRLIPDGAVKLQNANSGKVLAVENMSTANSARVQQFADSGTVDHIWSFIPDVAPWFRIRNQNSGKVLGVAGMSTADSAQIVQYDDTGTADHRWRLRVLAGGPGLLRIQNQNSGKVLAVHAMSTADSANVEQFADNGTADHNWRIL, encoded by the coding sequence ATGCCCCTCGACCGACGCCGGCTGCTCGCGGCCGGGCTGGGTGCTGCCGGCGGCTCGCTGCTGGCCGCACCCGCATTCGCCGCACCGCAATATCCCATCAACCGCGCCCCGCTGCGCCCGGCCGCCTTCCTGCGGCTGCCGCCCGGCGCCGTGCGCGCCCAGGGTTGGCTCGCCACCCAACTGTCGCGACAGGTCACCGGGCTGTGTGGACAGTACGCGGCGACCTCGCATTTCCTCCGCTTCGACGCCACCGGCTGGACCAACCCGGCTCTCGGCGGCTGGGAGGAGGTGCCCTACTGGCTCCGCGGCTACGTCGAACTCGGCTACGTCACCGGCGACGCCACGGTGCTGTCGGAAGCGCAGCGCTGGATGGACGCGGTGCTGCGTACCCAATCCGCTGATGGCTTCTTCGGACCGACAGCGCTGCGCACCTCGCTCAACGGGCACGCCGACCTCTGGCCGCACATGCCGATGCTGCACGCGCTGCGGTCGCACGCGGAGTTCACCGGCGACACCCGGGTCACCCCGTTCCTGACCCGGTTCTTCGGCTACGCCAACGCCCAGCCGGCGGCGGTGTTCCGCGACGGCTGGGGCACCTGGCGCTGGGGCGACACGATCGACGTCGTCTACTGGCTCTACAACCGCACCGGCGACGCGTTCCTGCTCGACCTGGTGCGGAAGATCCACGCCAACTCGGCCGACTGGCGGCACGGCCTGCCGAACCCGCACAACGTCAACATCACCCAGGGCTTCCGCGAGCCGGCGCAATACTGGGTGCTCTCCGGCGACGCGGCCGACCGCACGGCCACCTACACGCTCTATGACCAGGTGCAGCGCGACTACGGGCAGTTCCCGGGCGGCGGCTTCGCCGGCGACGAGAACATCCGGCCCGGCTTCACCGACCCGCGGCAGGGGTTCGAGACCTGCGGGATCGTGGAATATCTGCTCAGCCACGAGATCCTGACCCGGATCACCGGCGACCCGGTGTGGGCCGACCGCGCCGAAGACCTCGCGGTCAACTCGTTGCCCGCCGCACTCGATCCCTCAGGTCGCGCGATCCACTACGTGACCAGCGCCAACGTCGTCGACCTCGACAACACGGCGAAGACGCTCGGCCAGTTCCAGAACGGGTTCGCGATGCAGTCCTACCGGGCCGGCGTCGACCAATACCGCTGCTGCCCGCACAACTACGGGATGGGCTGGCCCGGATACGTCACCGAGATGTGGCTCGCCACCGGCGACGGCGGCCTGTGCGCGGCACTGCTCGGGCCCTCGACGGTGACCGCCCGGGTCGGCGCCGGCACCACGGTCACGATCACCGAGACAACCTCCTACCCGTTCGCCGACACCGTCACCTTCCGCGTGTCGACGCCCGCCCCGGTCGCGTTCCCGTTCCTGGTGCGGATCCCGGGCTGGTGTGCGGCGCCGGAGTTGCGGGTCAACGGCGCGCTGGTGGCCTCGGGGGCCGGGCCGCGGTTCGCCACGATCAACCGCACTTGGTCGGCCAACGACACGGTGACGCTGCGGCTGCCGATGACGGCCACCGTGCGATCCTGGCCGGGGCAGCACAATGCCGCGTCCGTCCACTACGGACCGTTGGCGTTCTCACTGCGGATAACCGAGAACTGGGTACGCACCGGCGGCACCGATCAGTTCCCGGAGTACGACGTACACGCGGGATCGCCCTGGAATTTTGGGCTGGTGCCCGGGGCCGCGCTCACCGTGACCAACGCCGGCTCGGTGGCCGACCCGTTCACCGTCGTCAACGCGCCCGTCCGGATCACCACCAGCGCGCAGCGGATCGACGCCTGGCAGGCCGACGCGCAGCGAGTGGTGACGCCGTTGCAGGACGGCCCGGTGGCGGCGAGCACGCCGGTCGAGGCGGTCACGCTGATCCCGATGGGCGCGGCCCGGCTGCGGATCACCTCGTTCCCGGTCACCGGCGGCACCCGGCCGTGGCAGCGGCCCGGTGCCGCGTTCCGGGTCCAGAACCGCAACTCCGGCAAGGTGCTCGGGGTGGCCGGTATGTCGCTGGCCAACTCGGCCAACGTCGTGCAGTTCGCCGACAACGGCACCGCCGACCACCTATGGCGGCTGGTCGACGCCGGCGGCGGAGCGGTCAAGCTCCAGAACGTCAACTCCGGCAAGATGCTGGCCGTCGAGAACATGTCGACGGCCAACGGCGCGCGGGTGCAGCAATACGACGACGTCGGCTCGGCCGACCACCGCTGGGTGCTGGTCGACACCGGCGACGGTTGGCTGCGGCTGCGCAACGGCAACAGCGGCAAGGTGCTCGCGGTATCCGGCGCGTCGACCGCCGACTCGGCTCAGGTCACCCAGTTCGACGACAACGGCGCGGCCGACCACGACTGGCGGCTGATCCCCGATGGCGCGGTGAAGCTCCAGAACGCGAACTCGGGCAAGGTGCTCGCGGTGGAGAACATGTCGACCGCCAACTCCGCCCGGGTGCAGCAGTTCGCCGACAGCGGCACAGTCGATCATATTTGGTCTTTCATACCTGATGTCGCGCCGTGGTTCCGGATCCGCAACCAGAACTCCGGCAAGGTGCTCGGCGTCGCCGGCATGTCCACCGCCGACTCGGCCCAGATCGTGCAATACGACGACACCGGCACCGCCGACCACCGCTGGCGGTTGCGGGTGCTGGCCGGCGGTCCCGGCCTGCTGCGGATCCAGAACCAGAACAGCGGCAAGGTGCTCGCCGTGCACGCCATGTCGACGGCCGACTCGGCCAACGTCGAGCAGTTCGCCGACAACGGCACCGCCGACCACAACTGGCGCATCCTCTAG
- a CDS encoding COG4315 family predicted lipoprotein, producing the protein MATRSRSFWTKFGVGVAGAALVITGATAATTASANDAKAAPPASVTVQTRNGPNGPYLTDQQGNTLYLFVADKTNQSTCNDACAAQWPPLTTGGAVVAGSGVDAAKLATSNRQDNTKQATYNNHPLYKFIADTAPGQTNGQGVNAFGALWWTVNPAGNAITAKGGAPAPSGGVTY; encoded by the coding sequence ATGGCTACAAGGTCCAGAAGCTTCTGGACAAAATTCGGAGTGGGCGTGGCCGGTGCGGCACTTGTGATCACGGGTGCCACGGCGGCCACGACGGCGAGCGCGAACGACGCGAAGGCCGCACCACCGGCCAGCGTCACCGTGCAGACCCGCAACGGCCCCAACGGGCCGTATCTCACCGATCAGCAGGGCAACACGCTCTACCTGTTCGTCGCCGACAAGACCAACCAGTCGACCTGCAACGACGCGTGCGCGGCCCAGTGGCCGCCACTCACCACCGGCGGTGCCGTGGTGGCCGGCAGCGGCGTCGACGCGGCCAAGCTCGCGACGTCGAACCGGCAGGACAACACGAAGCAGGCGACGTACAACAACCATCCGCTCTACAAGTTCATCGCAGACACGGCGCCAGGCCAGACCAACGGCCAGGGCGTCAACGCCTTCGGCGCCCTGTGGTGGACCGTCAACCCAGCCGGCAACGCCATCACCGCCAAGGGCGGCGCACCGGCCCCGAGCGGAGGCGTCACCTACTGA
- a CDS encoding LacI family DNA-binding transcriptional regulator, protein MVVSLKEIAARAGVSLSTVSNVVNGYRPVGEETRQRVQDAIDELGYAPNLSARHLRSGRTGIVALAIPELNNPYFAELAGAAIREAAGLGYTLVMEDTAGERERELMVIDNSRRQVVDGLIFSPVAVTREEVLARDPATPMVLIGEGVYDVPHDHIAIDNIAASHVAVQHLVSLDRYRIAFIGAQAGDHRQSAHLRLRGYREALAGAGLPFDAALAAPTMAFGRADGLMAMRDLLARRQPPDAVFAYNDLVAIGAMRAVAEAGMRIPDDIAVIGIDDIEEGRFSNPTLTTISPDKEHIGRLAVQALVARIEGKPVQPPYDIQPPFRLVTRESTLGGRRAVRP, encoded by the coding sequence GTGGTCGTGAGCCTCAAGGAGATCGCCGCACGGGCCGGCGTCTCGCTGTCGACCGTGTCCAATGTAGTCAACGGCTACCGCCCGGTGGGCGAGGAGACCCGGCAACGGGTGCAGGACGCGATCGACGAGCTGGGCTACGCGCCCAATCTCAGCGCCCGCCACCTGCGCAGCGGCCGCACCGGCATCGTCGCCCTGGCCATTCCCGAGCTGAACAACCCGTACTTCGCCGAGTTGGCCGGCGCCGCGATCCGGGAGGCGGCCGGCTTGGGCTACACGCTGGTCATGGAGGACACGGCCGGAGAACGCGAGCGCGAGCTGATGGTGATCGACAACTCCCGCCGCCAGGTCGTCGACGGCCTGATCTTCAGCCCGGTCGCGGTCACCCGCGAGGAGGTCCTGGCCCGCGACCCGGCCACCCCGATGGTCCTGATCGGCGAGGGCGTCTACGACGTGCCACACGACCACATCGCCATCGACAACATCGCGGCCAGCCATGTGGCGGTGCAACATCTGGTGTCGCTGGACCGCTATCGGATCGCCTTCATCGGCGCCCAGGCCGGCGACCATCGGCAGTCGGCCCATTTGCGGTTGCGGGGCTATCGCGAGGCACTGGCGGGTGCGGGGTTGCCTTTTGACGCGGCGCTGGCCGCGCCGACAATGGCGTTCGGGCGAGCCGACGGCCTGATGGCAATGCGCGACCTACTGGCGCGGCGGCAGCCACCGGACGCGGTGTTCGCCTACAACGACCTGGTGGCGATCGGCGCCATGCGGGCGGTGGCGGAGGCGGGAATGCGGATCCCGGACGACATCGCGGTGATCGGCATCGACGACATCGAGGAAGGCCGCTTCAGCAACCCCACGCTGACCACGATCTCGCCGGACAAGGAACACATCGGGCGGTTGGCAGTGCAGGCGCTGGTAGCCCGCATCGAGGGCAAGCCGGTGCAGCCGCCCTACGACATCCAGCCACCGTTCCGGCTGGTCACCCGGGAGAGCACGCTCGGCGGCCGCCGCGCCGTGCGGCCATAG
- a CDS encoding sugar ABC transporter ATP-binding protein, which yields MTPVLEVRAVTKRFPGVRALDAVDMAVLPGEVHALVGENGAGKSTLIKVLTGVYRADEGEVHYRGEPVSFARPLDAQRAGISTIYQEVNLIPLMSVARNLFLGREPRTRFGLLDIGRMNRDAGETLGRYGIDVDVTRPLRSTSLGTQQMVALARAVAIDAKVLVMDEPTSSLEPREVRTLFDVVRRLREQGLAVVYVSHRLDELYELCQRVTVLRDGRVVHTGPLEGLARLALVSHMLGRDISQVRREGLTGFTGDHALADGETPVLRVEGLTKRHQLHDVSFDVRAGEVTGLGGLLGSGRSETAKAIVGALPLDEGTVTVNGRRLRRLSPAAAIRAGIALLPEDRKAEGIIPDLSVRENIVLAAMPRLARAGIVTRAKQDAIVETFMTRLRIKAAGPEQRVAELSGGNQQKVLLARWLCLHPKVLLLDEPTRGIDVGAKAEVQKLVDELAAQGLAVVLISSDLEELVEGADRVVVLRSGAVAGELVGDEVTEDAILATLVAP from the coding sequence ATGACTCCAGTGCTCGAGGTTCGCGCGGTCACCAAGCGCTTCCCTGGCGTCCGCGCGCTCGACGCGGTGGACATGGCGGTTCTCCCCGGCGAGGTGCACGCCCTCGTCGGGGAGAACGGCGCCGGCAAGTCCACCCTGATCAAGGTGCTCACCGGCGTCTACCGGGCCGACGAGGGCGAGGTGCACTACCGCGGGGAGCCGGTCAGCTTCGCCCGGCCGCTCGACGCCCAGCGCGCGGGGATCTCCACGATCTACCAGGAGGTCAACCTCATCCCGCTGATGAGCGTGGCGCGCAACCTGTTCCTCGGCCGGGAGCCGCGTACCCGATTCGGTCTGCTCGATATCGGTCGGATGAACCGCGACGCGGGCGAGACGCTGGGCCGCTACGGCATCGACGTCGACGTCACCCGGCCGCTGCGCTCGACCAGCCTCGGCACCCAGCAGATGGTCGCGCTGGCCCGCGCCGTCGCGATCGACGCCAAGGTGCTGGTGATGGACGAGCCGACCTCGTCGCTGGAGCCGCGCGAGGTGCGCACCCTCTTCGACGTGGTCCGCCGGCTGCGCGAGCAGGGCCTGGCCGTGGTCTACGTGAGCCACCGCCTGGACGAGCTCTACGAGCTGTGCCAGCGGGTCACCGTGCTGCGCGACGGCCGGGTGGTGCACACCGGGCCGCTCGAAGGCCTGGCGCGGCTCGCGCTCGTCTCCCACATGCTCGGTCGCGACATCAGCCAGGTCCGCCGCGAGGGCCTGACCGGCTTCACCGGCGACCACGCGTTGGCCGACGGCGAAACCCCGGTGCTGCGGGTCGAGGGCCTGACCAAGAGACACCAGTTGCACGACGTCTCGTTCGACGTGCGCGCCGGCGAGGTGACCGGGCTCGGCGGCCTGCTCGGCTCCGGCCGCTCGGAGACCGCCAAGGCGATCGTCGGGGCGCTGCCGCTCGACGAGGGCACCGTCACCGTCAACGGCAGAAGGCTGCGCCGCCTGTCGCCGGCCGCCGCGATCCGCGCCGGGATCGCGCTGCTGCCCGAGGACCGCAAGGCCGAGGGCATCATCCCGGACCTGTCCGTACGCGAGAACATCGTGCTCGCCGCCATGCCCCGGCTGGCCCGGGCCGGGATCGTCACCCGGGCGAAGCAGGACGCGATCGTCGAGACGTTCATGACCCGGCTGCGGATCAAGGCGGCCGGCCCCGAGCAGCGGGTCGCCGAACTGTCCGGCGGCAACCAGCAGAAGGTGCTGCTCGCCCGCTGGCTCTGCCTGCATCCCAAGGTGCTGCTGCTCGACGAGCCGACCCGCGGCATCGACGTCGGTGCCAAGGCCGAGGTGCAGAAGCTGGTCGACGAGCTCGCTGCCCAGGGTCTCGCGGTCGTGCTGATCTCGTCTGACCTGGAGGAACTGGTCGAGGGCGCCGACCGGGTGGTCGTGCTGCGGTCCGGCGCGGTGGCCGGCGAACTGGTCGGCGACGAGGTCACCGAAGACGCCATCCTGGCCACGCTGGTCGCGCCGTGA
- a CDS encoding ABC transporter substrate-binding protein codes for MTARRRAAARTAIVLLTTAALAVACANPEEETPSPAGSGGEQVVATGAPTGAGCSLSQYGAEKLDLKNAIVGFSQSEKEANPFRIAETQSIRDEAAKLGVKELKVTNAQSQLSKQIADIQDLLNQGAQFIIVAPLNSDGLEPALQAAAAKKVPVLTIDRKVNATPCKDYLAFLGSNFVEQGKRAADAMIKATGGKGKVAILLGSSGNNVTTDRTKGFVDQVAAQAPGLTVVAQQTGDFARDKGQQVMEQIISSNPDITGVYAENDEMALGAVTALTAAGKKPGKDVKIVSIDGTRNAVQAIVEGTINAVIESNPRFGPLAFKTAQDFYNGTAIPENVIISDREYDSANAQASVASAY; via the coding sequence ATGACCGCACGGAGGCGCGCTGCCGCGCGCACCGCAATCGTCCTGCTCACCACCGCCGCACTGGCCGTGGCCTGCGCCAACCCCGAGGAGGAGACCCCGTCGCCGGCCGGCAGCGGCGGCGAGCAGGTGGTCGCCACCGGCGCGCCCACCGGGGCCGGCTGCTCGCTGTCGCAATACGGTGCCGAGAAGCTCGACCTGAAGAACGCCATCGTCGGCTTCTCCCAGTCGGAGAAGGAGGCCAACCCGTTCCGGATCGCCGAGACCCAGTCGATCCGCGACGAGGCCGCCAAGCTCGGCGTCAAGGAACTCAAGGTCACCAACGCCCAGTCGCAGCTCTCGAAGCAGATCGCCGACATACAGGACCTGCTCAACCAGGGTGCGCAGTTCATCATCGTGGCGCCGCTCAACTCCGACGGCCTGGAGCCCGCGTTGCAGGCCGCGGCGGCCAAGAAGGTGCCGGTGCTGACCATCGACCGCAAGGTCAACGCCACGCCGTGCAAGGACTACCTGGCGTTCCTCGGCTCCAACTTCGTCGAGCAGGGCAAGCGCGCCGCCGACGCGATGATCAAGGCAACCGGCGGCAAGGGGAAGGTGGCGATCCTTCTTGGTTCGTCCGGAAATAACGTAACTACTGACCGGACCAAGGGCTTCGTCGACCAGGTCGCCGCCCAGGCCCCCGGCCTGACCGTCGTCGCGCAGCAGACCGGCGACTTCGCCCGCGACAAGGGCCAGCAGGTGATGGAGCAGATCATCTCCAGCAACCCCGACATCACCGGCGTCTACGCGGAGAACGATGAGATGGCCCTCGGTGCCGTCACCGCATTGACCGCGGCCGGCAAGAAGCCGGGCAAGGACGTCAAGATCGTCTCCATCGACGGCACGCGCAACGCGGTGCAGGCCATCGTGGAGGGCACCATCAACGCGGTGATCGAGTCCAACCCGCGGTTCGGCCCGCTGGCGTTCAAGACGGCGCAGGACTTCTACAACGGCACGGCGATACCGGAGAACGTGATCATCTCCGACCGCGAGTACGACTCGGCCAACGCACAGGCGTCCGTGGCGAGCGCGTACTGA
- a CDS encoding ABC transporter permease — translation MTAPTRTRYVQDFGVYAAVLVLLLFNALFTDNFLDLANLRTQLVQVAPVVIVALGMALVIGSEGIDLSVGSVMALAAAVIPLYLGSGMWVAIAMALLAGAAAGALNGTLVAVVNLQPIVATLALLVAGRGIALVLADGQLKQIRNPDLLALGRDQVAGLPVVVWIAILLALVVGAVVHRTTYGRQLVAVGGNRAAAQLAGLPVRRVLIVTYVLCGVFAALAGVLATARLTASDPSAIGNLMELSAITAVVVGGTPLTGGRIRVLGTVAGALLMQLLRATLIKHDLPDSTAQLVQAAIILVAVYVARQRRTT, via the coding sequence ATGACCGCACCGACCCGGACCCGCTACGTGCAGGACTTCGGTGTGTACGCCGCCGTCCTCGTACTCCTGCTGTTCAACGCGCTCTTCACCGACAACTTCCTCGACCTGGCCAACCTGCGCACCCAACTCGTGCAGGTGGCCCCGGTCGTGATCGTCGCGCTGGGCATGGCGCTGGTGATCGGCAGCGAGGGCATCGACCTGTCGGTCGGCTCGGTGATGGCGCTGGCCGCCGCGGTCATCCCGCTCTACCTCGGCTCCGGCATGTGGGTGGCGATCGCGATGGCCCTGCTGGCCGGCGCCGCCGCCGGCGCACTCAACGGCACGCTGGTCGCGGTCGTCAACCTCCAGCCGATCGTGGCGACGCTGGCGCTGCTGGTCGCCGGCCGGGGCATCGCCCTGGTGCTCGCCGACGGCCAGCTCAAGCAGATCCGCAACCCCGACCTGCTGGCGCTCGGCCGCGACCAGGTGGCCGGGCTGCCGGTGGTGGTCTGGATCGCGATCCTGCTCGCCCTGGTGGTCGGCGCGGTCGTGCACCGCACCACCTACGGGCGGCAGCTCGTCGCGGTCGGCGGCAACCGGGCGGCGGCCCAGCTCGCCGGCCTGCCGGTGCGCCGGGTACTCATTGTTACCTACGTCCTGTGTGGAGTCTTCGCCGCGCTGGCCGGCGTGCTGGCCACGGCCCGGCTGACCGCGAGCGACCCGTCGGCGATCGGCAACCTGATGGAGCTGTCGGCGATCACCGCGGTGGTGGTCGGCGGCACCCCGCTGACCGGCGGCCGGATCCGGGTGCTCGGCACGGTCGCCGGGGCCTTGCTGATGCAGCTCCTGCGGGCCACGCTGATCAAACACGACCTGCCGGACTCGACGGCCCAACTGGTGCAGGCGGCGATCATCCTGGTCGCGGTCTACGTGGCCCGGCAGCGGAGGACGACATGA
- a CDS encoding lectin produces MSRARIAGIVALGVAAAATAFALAQPAYAANEPVNVWLTTTSDGGGRTVTRGLQQQAATAFAASSPGATHTITVNENTRYQTFEGAGASITDTTAYLLRGGAVSAATRDAVMSKLFSPTNGIGLSFVRNPIGASDLSRPGNVSLDDTCCNLNDFGANGYDTNVRLLTQQAKQLNPALRVKGVPWSAPGWMKDNRRMDQMGWLKAEYYPMYAQYLVKYVQSYQAAGIPVNYISVQNEPNCCQAGNPPAMTYPGMSWNSSGLLELTKNHVIPAFRAAGLSTKVLVHDWNYGDWGQIGAGIVSDATLRNDPLFGGIAWHGYNGSPSVGSQVHSQYPAVHMFSTEHSGGTWVGNQHNDDMSDIINYTRNWSESVVKWSLAVNQFMGPHNGGCGTCTGLITVQEGGARAGQVDYTIEYYTTGHLTKFVRPGAQRIDSTANGTVQNVAWRNSDGSKALIAHNGGTSSQSIRVVWGGQSFTYTMPARTTATFTWAGTPGSGPTDPPPTGRTGPITGLAGKCLDVAGANSADGTAVQIYDCNGTAAQQWTLGTDGTVRALGKCLDVRDNSTANGARVQIWTCSGSANQRWTATAARDLTSVSASKCLDVVDNNSANGTPTQIWSCTGAANQKWTVPAA; encoded by the coding sequence ATGTCACGAGCAAGGATCGCCGGCATCGTCGCGCTGGGCGTCGCGGCCGCGGCCACCGCCTTCGCGTTGGCGCAACCGGCGTACGCCGCGAATGAACCGGTCAATGTCTGGCTCACCACCACCTCCGACGGCGGTGGGCGCACCGTCACCCGCGGGCTCCAGCAGCAGGCCGCCACGGCGTTCGCGGCGAGCAGCCCCGGCGCCACGCACACCATCACCGTCAACGAGAACACCCGCTACCAGACCTTCGAGGGCGCCGGCGCGTCGATCACCGACACCACCGCCTACCTGCTGCGCGGGGGAGCGGTCAGCGCGGCCACCCGCGACGCTGTGATGAGCAAGCTCTTCAGCCCGACCAACGGCATCGGTCTGTCCTTTGTGCGCAACCCGATCGGGGCGTCGGACCTGTCGCGACCGGGCAACGTCTCGCTCGACGACACCTGTTGCAACCTCAATGACTTCGGCGCCAACGGGTACGACACGAACGTGCGGCTGCTGACCCAACAGGCCAAGCAACTCAACCCCGCCCTGCGGGTCAAGGGTGTGCCGTGGAGCGCGCCGGGCTGGATGAAGGACAACCGCCGGATGGACCAGATGGGCTGGCTCAAGGCCGAGTACTACCCGATGTATGCCCAGTACCTGGTCAAATACGTGCAGTCCTACCAGGCCGCGGGCATCCCGGTGAACTACATCTCGGTGCAGAACGAGCCCAACTGCTGCCAGGCCGGCAACCCGCCCGCGATGACCTACCCGGGCATGAGCTGGAACTCGTCGGGCCTGCTCGAACTGACCAAGAACCACGTGATCCCGGCGTTCCGGGCCGCGGGGCTGTCGACCAAGGTGTTGGTGCACGACTGGAATTACGGCGACTGGGGCCAGATCGGCGCCGGGATCGTCTCCGACGCGACGCTGCGCAACGACCCGCTCTTCGGCGGGATCGCCTGGCACGGCTACAACGGCAGCCCGTCGGTCGGCTCGCAGGTGCACAGCCAGTACCCAGCGGTGCACATGTTCTCCACCGAGCACTCCGGCGGCACCTGGGTGGGCAACCAGCACAACGACGACATGAGCGACATCATCAACTACACCCGCAACTGGAGCGAGTCCGTCGTCAAGTGGAGCCTCGCGGTCAACCAGTTCATGGGCCCGCACAACGGCGGCTGCGGCACCTGCACCGGCCTGATCACTGTGCAGGAGGGCGGCGCGCGGGCCGGCCAGGTCGACTACACCATCGAGTACTACACGACCGGGCACCTCACCAAGTTCGTCCGGCCGGGCGCGCAGCGGATCGACTCGACCGCCAACGGCACCGTGCAGAACGTCGCCTGGCGCAACAGCGACGGGTCAAAAGCCTTGATCGCCCACAACGGGGGTACGAGCAGCCAGTCGATCAGGGTCGTCTGGGGCGGGCAGTCGTTCACCTACACGATGCCGGCGCGTACGACGGCGACGTTCACCTGGGCCGGCACCCCGGGCAGCGGGCCGACCGACCCGCCGCCGACCGGGCGGACCGGGCCGATCACCGGGCTCGCCGGGAAGTGCCTCGACGTCGCCGGTGCCAACAGCGCCGACGGCACGGCGGTGCAGATCTACGACTGCAACGGCACCGCCGCGCAGCAGTGGACGCTGGGCACCGACGGCACCGTGCGGGCGCTGGGCAAGTGCCTCGACGTGCGCGACAACTCGACCGCCAACGGGGCCCGGGTGCAGATCTGGACCTGCTCGGGCTCGGCCAACCAGCGCTGGACGGCGACCGCGGCCCGCGACCTCACCAGCGTCAGCGCGAGCAAGTGTCTCGACGTCGTCGACAACAACTCCGCCAACGGCACGCCGACCCAGATCTGGTCGTGCACCGGCGCGGCCAACCAGAAGTGGACGGTGCCCGCCGCGTGA
- a CDS encoding ABC transporter permease: MTAVAEQSQQVPVARVATSERLAALAQRHGALAVLLLALLVSSLTFDAFASFDNLAGIAIQSSFLVIVALGMTFVIIGGGIDLSVGSVFALGGVLAAWASQWGMVAALVAPLLVCGGIGLLNGLIIARTGLAPFIVTLASLLGARGLLLAITSEGATTYLVPRDAVFLDLGRGTLWGLGYPVWIAVALCALGGLLLQRTGYGQAVYAVGGSEDAASLMGLPVARVKTLSYLLSGLLAGLAGCLNAARLGSGVTILGVGMELDAIAAVVIGGTLLVGGAGTISGTLCGVLLLGVIQNVINQIGNLTSSIQSVVSGAFLVVVVVTQSYLSRIRRLR; the protein is encoded by the coding sequence ATGACGGCGGTGGCGGAGCAGTCGCAACAGGTTCCGGTCGCCCGGGTCGCGACCAGCGAACGGCTGGCCGCGCTGGCACAGCGGCACGGCGCGCTCGCCGTACTCCTGCTGGCTCTGCTGGTTTCTTCCCTGACCTTCGATGCTTTCGCGTCGTTCGACAACCTGGCCGGCATCGCGATCCAGTCGTCGTTCCTGGTGATCGTCGCGCTCGGGATGACCTTCGTGATCATCGGCGGCGGCATCGACCTGTCGGTCGGCTCGGTGTTCGCGCTCGGCGGCGTGCTCGCGGCGTGGGCCAGCCAGTGGGGCATGGTGGCCGCGCTGGTCGCGCCGTTGCTCGTCTGCGGCGGGATCGGCCTGCTCAACGGCTTGATCATCGCCCGCACCGGCCTGGCGCCGTTCATCGTGACGCTGGCCAGTCTGCTCGGCGCGCGGGGCCTGTTGCTGGCAATCACTTCCGAGGGGGCAACCACCTACCTCGTACCCCGTGACGCTGTTTTTCTTGATCTGGGTCGGGGCACGTTGTGGGGCCTGGGCTATCCGGTGTGGATCGCGGTGGCGCTGTGTGCCCTCGGCGGCCTGTTGCTGCAACGCACGGGCTATGGGCAGGCGGTGTACGCCGTCGGCGGCAGCGAGGACGCCGCGTCGCTGATGGGCCTGCCGGTGGCCCGGGTCAAAACGCTGTCCTACCTGCTGAGCGGCCTGCTGGCCGGCCTAGCCGGTTGTCTGAACGCGGCCAGGCTCGGCTCCGGCGTGACCATCCTCGGCGTCGGCATGGAGCTGGACGCGATCGCCGCGGTGGTCATCGGCGGCACCCTGCTGGTCGGCGGCGCGGGCACGATCAGTGGCACGCTGTGCGGCGTGCTCCTGCTCGGCGTCATCCAGAACGTGATCAACCAGATCGGCAACCTGACCTCGTCGATCCAGTCGGTGGTCAGCGGCGCGTTCCTGGTCGTGGTCGTCGTGACCCAGAGCTACCTCAGCCGGATCCGGCGGCTGCGATGA